Proteins found in one Haloferax litoreum genomic segment:
- a CDS encoding GNAT family N-acetyltransferase produces the protein MSHLPRQEERTDGYRIQQFTQDHLDGFLALHELTYGGHPSTALFEWRYNSPYLDEIPIFVAVDDSDTVVGATAFLPFRIAAGGTTALALQPANAMVHPDHRRNGLFSRTLTSAIDHYEDSNAEFFFNFPTAPALPALTKLGWKEVGTVPTWFRLQRPVEVLDGAVPEWITPAASRISTTLAKAHNRIRRGFATGDASVDVQRYDELPVGLFTELYEENAPEHIHVVKDRAFFEWRFGNPEWDTVSYVARREGHPVAGLVACTRKADGITATALMSVLPPAGADPDTDALVVLLDAVVGDHRDVDVIRVSESSLPTSILERFGFLSNHAFPLSRVANKTHLVTRPIVDDAEHKWYLGEHLVTSQNQWAVELADQDAPF, from the coding sequence ATGAGTCATCTTCCTCGACAAGAGGAACGCACTGATGGATATCGCATCCAACAGTTCACTCAGGACCACCTGGACGGATTTTTAGCTCTCCACGAACTCACCTACGGTGGTCACCCGTCGACGGCGCTCTTCGAGTGGCGGTACAACAGTCCGTACCTGGACGAGATTCCGATATTCGTCGCGGTCGACGACTCGGACACAGTCGTCGGTGCTACCGCGTTCTTACCCTTCAGAATCGCCGCGGGCGGTACCACGGCCCTCGCACTCCAACCGGCGAACGCGATGGTCCACCCAGACCACCGTCGGAACGGTCTCTTCAGTCGGACGTTGACCAGCGCAATCGACCACTACGAAGACAGCAACGCCGAGTTCTTCTTCAACTTCCCGACGGCCCCTGCACTCCCTGCACTCACGAAACTCGGCTGGAAAGAAGTCGGGACAGTGCCGACGTGGTTCCGTCTTCAGCGACCCGTCGAGGTACTCGACGGAGCGGTTCCAGAGTGGATTACCCCCGCCGCGTCTCGAATTTCGACGACACTCGCCAAGGCCCACAACCGAATCCGCCGTGGATTCGCGACAGGTGACGCGAGCGTCGACGTCCAACGATACGACGAACTCCCAGTAGGCCTGTTTACCGAACTGTACGAGGAGAACGCCCCGGAGCACATTCACGTCGTCAAAGACAGAGCGTTCTTCGAGTGGCGGTTCGGGAACCCCGAATGGGATACCGTCTCGTACGTCGCACGTCGGGAGGGCCACCCAGTCGCCGGGTTGGTCGCGTGTACCCGGAAGGCCGATGGCATCACCGCAACTGCGTTGATGAGCGTCCTTCCACCGGCGGGTGCCGACCCGGATACCGACGCACTGGTGGTCTTACTCGACGCTGTCGTCGGTGACCATCGAGACGTGGACGTAATTCGCGTGAGTGAGTCGTCGCTCCCCACGTCGATTCTCGAACGATTCGGCTTCCTCAGCAATCACGCGTTCCCGCTGTCACGAGTGGCGAACAAGACGCATCTGGTGACGCGTCCAATCGTCGACGACGCCGAGCACAAGTGGTACCTCGGTGAGCACCTCGTCACTTCACAGAATCAGTGGGCCGTCGAACTCGCCGACCAAGACGCTCCGTTCTGA